One genomic region from Nitrospirota bacterium encodes:
- a CDS encoding HAMP domain-containing protein, with amino-acid sequence MKPNFAFFSRMGLQYKFIFFTMMAIIFVMSVIGYMAVKREENILYTEVERQGRLLGETLAIPIINDLIYERLGLVEEGGLLDNYLLEIFKRQDIALLYIAVLDAEGKVFSHNNITEFGKVYTDPLTQKALMVDDTVVQRYSGGKHNVLDFGIPLLIGKKRWGTLKFGISLENVEHETIATVKRIIILTIFLLLAGFALILLLSKRFISPITQLASTMEKTRGDYLDVKVDVKGHDELAMLGERFNSMIERIKQANEELKKTHEKLVQSEKLASIGILAAGVAHEINNPLGGLFNCLQMLKQNPDNAEFRERYLDLIREGLDRIENTVNKLLWMSRKPEHAPVSVNIRNAVDSVYSFVEYKLKKGKINFVNEVPDNLHLVIDLHDFQQMLINLFINSIHAMKTGGILEVRGYQGNSAVKIEVKDNGSGIAKENMGRIFDPFFTTKPTAEGTGLGLWLTYEIVKNYNGEISVESEIGKGSRFILSFPNDKSV; translated from the coding sequence ATGAAACCTAATTTTGCTTTTTTCTCCAGGATGGGTCTTCAGTATAAATTTATATTTTTTACCATGATGGCGATTATTTTTGTTATGAGCGTTATAGGATATATGGCAGTTAAGAGGGAAGAAAATATCCTTTATACCGAAGTTGAAAGGCAGGGCAGGCTTCTGGGCGAGACTCTTGCAATTCCCATCATAAATGATCTCATTTATGAAAGGCTTGGTCTTGTTGAAGAGGGCGGCCTTCTTGATAACTATTTATTGGAGATATTCAAAAGACAGGATATTGCGCTGCTTTATATCGCAGTTCTTGATGCGGAGGGCAAGGTATTTTCTCATAATAATATTACTGAGTTTGGGAAAGTTTATACAGACCCGCTGACCCAAAAGGCGCTGATGGTGGATGATACTGTGGTCCAACGGTATTCGGGGGGTAAACACAATGTTTTAGATTTCGGCATTCCTCTTCTAATAGGAAAGAAAAGATGGGGAACTTTGAAATTCGGAATATCCCTTGAAAATGTTGAGCATGAAACTATTGCTACAGTTAAAAGGATAATTATCTTAACAATATTCCTTCTTCTTGCGGGGTTTGCGCTTATACTGCTTCTGAGCAAGCGATTTATAAGTCCCATAACTCAGCTTGCCAGCACAATGGAGAAAACAAGGGGTGATTACCTTGATGTTAAAGTTGACGTAAAGGGGCATGATGAACTTGCTATGCTGGGAGAGAGATTTAACAGTATGATTGAGAGAATAAAACAGGCAAATGAGGAGTTGAAGAAAACCCACGAAAAGCTGGTTCAGTCAGAAAAACTTGCATCCATAGGTATTCTTGCCGCAGGTGTTGCACATGAAATAAACAACCCGCTCGGCGGACTCTTCAATTGCCTTCAGATGCTCAAACAGAATCCGGACAATGCGGAATTCAGAGAACGGTATCTGGACCTTATCAGGGAGGGCCTCGATAGGATAGAAAATACTGTAAACAAACTTTTGTGGATGTCGCGAAAGCCGGAACATGCACCGGTTAGCGTCAATATAAGAAATGCTGTTGACAGCGTTTATTCTTTTGTTGAATATAAACTTAAAAAAGGTAAAATTAACTTTGTTAATGAAGTGCCGGACAATCTGCACCTTGTTATTGACCTGCATGACTTCCAGCAGATGCTTATCAATCTTTTCATTAACTCAATTCACGCTATGAAAACCGGCGGCATTTTGGAAGTTAGGGGGTATCAGGGTAATTCAGCGGTTAAAATAGAGGTGAAAGACAACGGCAGCGGCATTGCAAAGGAAAATATGGGCAGGATATTTGACCCCTTTTTTACCACAAAGCCGACGGCTGAAGGAACAGGCCTCGGCCTTTGGCTGACTTATGAGATAGTCAAAAATTACAACGGAGAGATTTCCGTAGAAAGTGAGATAGGGAAA